The window TGAGCAGGTGACCCCTGAAGCCAAGTTCATCGAAGATCTGGGCGCTGATTCCCTGGACACCGTGGAGCTGGTGATGGCCTTCGAAGAAGAGTTCGGCATCGACGTCCCTGATGAAGAAGCTGAAAAGCTTCAGTCCGTGGGCGACGTGGTCCGCTACGTCGAAGAAAACGCCGAGTAATCCTCGTTTTCCGAGTTCATTTCAGAAAGCAGACGGGAAACCGTCTGCTTTTTTGTTGTTGGACTTTGGCCCCAAGCTCAGGAAGCACTTCCATCTCATGTCCCTTTCCAATCCCTGGTTCGTCATCGCCCTGGTGGGAGTTCTCGGTGTTTTCCACCTGGAATTCTTCGCCACCCTCCTCAATCTCGCCCGACTAGGGAGGCCCGTGCCTCCTGATCTGGCGGAAGTCTTTCCAGAAGAAACTCGCGAAAAACTGGGCGAGTACATCCGGGACTCAAAAAAAGTCGAGTTTACTCAGGAGGTGACGCTGCTCGGCGTGCTGGTCGTTTTCTGGTGGAGCGGCGGTTTTGGCTGGCTACAAAATTGGGCCCAGAGCCAGGGACACGGCCCCGTCGTTACGGGCGTCGTTGTCATCGGCCTTGTGCTGCTAGCGCAGACTTGGCTCAGCCTGCCCTTTCAGGCCTGGGACACCTTTGGAGTGGAAGCCCGCCACGGCTTCAACAAAACGACCATCGGCACCTTCATCAATGACCACTTCAAAGGCCTGGCCCTGATGGCCCTGCTGGGAATCCCGGTGGCTGCCGCTCTCGTCTGGTTTTTCGAAACTCAAGCTTGGGCCGCCCTTTATGCCTGGCTCTTTCTGGCCGGATTTACCCTGCTGATGACCTGGCTTTCGCCCCGGGTGATCATGCCGGTGTTTTTGAAGTTCCGTCCCATGGAAGAGGGTGAGCTCAAAGACGCTATCTTCGCCCTCGCCCGGAAGTTGGACTTCCCAGTCGCCGAGGTCAGCGTGGTAGATGGCTCCCGCCGCTCCACCAAGGCAAATGCTTTCTTCGCAGGCTTTGGCAAAACACGCCGCATCGCCCTCTACGACACGCTTTTGGAAAGCCATGGCAAGGAGGAAATCGTCGCCATTCTGGCGCATGAAATCGGCCACAACAAATGCCGTCATGTGCCGGTGATGATGACGCTGAATCTCCTGGAAATGGCCCTAATGCTGGGCCTGCTCGGCTGGGTGCTAAAGTCCCCTGGCTTCTTCGCCGCCTTTGGCGTCCAGGGTACACCTGTCGGCATGGGGCTAGTGCTTTTTGGTATGATTTACAAGCCTCTGGGCGTCCTCACCGGGCTTCTTGGCCTGGCCATGAGCCGGAAGCATGAGTTTGAGGCCGATGCGTATGCCCGCGAGGCTGTCGGCAGCCATCAGCCCCTGACGAACGGTTTGAAAAAACTGTCGCACGATCACCTCGCCCACCCGTCGCCCCATCCGCTCACCGTGTGGCTTCATTATAGCCACCCCCCTTTGGCAGAACGCCTAGCCGCCTTGCAGGGAAACCCACGGGCTGTTTGAGGCGGGCATTTGGCGCAAGAGCCGTCCGCTTCGCACGTTTTCACGGCGATGTTTCGTCACCTCGCCCTTCTCTGCCTCCTGGCCACCTCCGCTGTCGCGGCGGATCGGCCTAACATTTTATGGTTAACCAGCGAAGACAACGGCCCCCAATACGGCTGTTATGGGGACAGCTATGCGACAACTCCGAACATTGACGCGCTGGCAGCCAAAGGCATCCGCTTCAAGCGCTGCTGGTCCAATGCCCCCGTTTGCGCCCCCGCACGGACCTGCCTCATCAGCGGTCGCTGGGCCCCCGCCGACGGTGCCGAGCACATGCGTAGCGCCGTGGCACTGCCCGAGGGGCACCAAATGTACCCGCAGCTCCTGCGTAGCGCGGGCTATTACTGCAGCAACAACAGCAAGGAAGACTATAACCTGGATAAGCCCAAGGCAGGCAAAAAGGACCTGGTCTGGGATGAGAGCAGCGGCAAGGCGCACTGGCAGAACCGGCCTGCAAGCCAACCGTTCTTCGCTGTCTTCAACAACACCATCACCCATGAAAGCCAGATCCGCCGCCGGCCACACACGCTGATTCATGATCCGGCCAAAGCCCCCCTGCCCCCCTTCCATCCTGACACACCAGAAGTCCGCCATGACTGGGCCCAATACTACGACAACATCACCCTCATGGACACCAAACTCGGCCAGCACCTGGCCGAGCTGGAAAAGGCGGGGCTGGCGGAGGACACCATCATCATGCACTACGGCGACCACGGGCCGGGCATGCCGCGCTTCAAACGCTGGCCTTACAACAGCGGCCTTCAGGTGGGGCTCATCATGCACTTCCCGGAGAAGTGGAAGCATCTCGCCCCCAAAGGCTACGCCCCTGGTGGTGTGAATGAAGAACTCGTCAGCTTTGTCGATCTCACAGCCACACTGCTGAGCATCGCCGGGGTAAAACCGCCGGACTACTTCCAGGGACGGGCGGTGTGCGGGGAGTTTGCCAAACCGGCCCCCGAATTCATCCACGGCTTTCGTGGCCGCATGGATGAGCGCTACGACCTCGTCCGCAGCACCACCGACGGGCGGTATGTGTACATCCGCCACTACATGCCCCAACTGCCTTATGGCCAGTTTCTGAACTACATGTTCCAGCAGGCGACCACCCGCGTGTGGAAGGCGAAGTTTGATGAAGGCCATCTGCCTGAGCTCCAGACCCGCTTTTGGAAAACCAAACCTGCCGAGGAACTGTATGACCTGGAGTCAGATCCTTGGGAGACGATCAATCTGGCGGGCTCCACCGCCCATGCGGAAATCAAAAGCCGCCTAGCTCAAGGGCAACGCCAGTGGCTGGAGCAGGTGCGGGACCTCGGTTTCATCCCCGAAGGGGAACGCCTGGCCCAAGCTGACAAAAAATCCCCCAAGGACGTTTTTTCGACCGATGAAGCCTACCCGGTCAAAGCCGTTTTGGACGCCGCCGCCCTGGCGACTGAGCCTTCCCAAGCCACACCGGAAAGCTTGGCCAAACTGCTGGACCACCCCAATGCCAGCGTGCGCTACTGGGGCGTGCAGGGCTACCTGATCCAGGGAGACAAGACCATCCGCACCAACGCGCCTAAACTGGAGCAGATGCTGGGCGATAACTCCCCCAGCGTGCGCATCGCCGCCGCCGAGGCCCTCATCAGCGTGGCGGAATCCCCCGCTGTGCTGGAACGCAGCACCCGTGCCCTGCTGAAATGCGCGGATATGGAGACCCAGCCCTACTTTGTCGCCATCGAGGCCGTCAACGTGCTGGACCGCTGGCAGTCTCGGCTAAAGCCCTGGCAGCCCCAGATTCAGGCACTGCCAGCTCAGGCCCCCGAAAAGGTCGAAAAGCGCCTCAAAGAATACATTGCCCGCCTCCACGATCATCTCCTCACTGGGGACAAGGTCAAGGAGACTGGGGGGAACTGACGCTCCGGCACTGTCACTGCCAGCAGCTTTCTTTAAAAAAGAAGGCCTCTTTTGTCTGTCCACAGCTCATGCTTAGACAGGCATTCCATATTCTCCAGGGGCAACTCAGTCAGGAGCATCCACTCAAAAAATGAGAATATTGAAAAAATTGAGTGCAACCCTGAATATTTTATATTATTTAAGATAGTTAAATAATCAAGGTTTACCCCGAAACCCATGAAACCTGCCATTGCTCTCCCCCTCCTGGCCGCCTTCAGCCTCATCTCCATGGCCAGTGCCCAGTATCCTGGAGCCCCCACTTACCCGGGTGCAACCGGTGGTTACGCGGCCATGCCGCCTGCAGGGACCGGCCTTTACGGAGGCACCGGGTACACCGCCATGTCCCCCACCCTGCCGCCGCCGAACATGAGCTCACCCTATGCCGGGCCGACCATGATGGAGCCCGCACCTGCGGCTAACTATGGTTTTCAGCAGCCAGTCGCTACGAATTCCTGGGGCGGCGTGCAGCAGAGCATGACCGGCAGCAACATGCTGAACTACCGCTACCTGGAAGCGAGTTACCGCTATGTGGATCCACGTGGTGGCGACCTGGATGGCAGCCATGGCCTAGGCGTGACACTTTCGATGGATCTGCCGACGATTTTCTTCGTCAAAGGCAGCTTCAACTGGAGCAGCGGCACCGGTACTAAGAATGTGAAAGGTGCGGCCGATGCCGACTATGACCTTTCCGTCATCACCATCGGCGGCGGTGCCTACATGGCCATCACGCCGAAACTGCACTTCGTCGGCGAAGTGGGCTTGGTGTATGCCAATCTGAGTTCCTCTGGCAGAAACATCAGCTACACCGACGGGGGCATCTACATCCGCCCCAGCCTGCGCTACCAGATGGTGGATTGGCTGGAACTGCAGGCTGGCGTGACCGTCAGCAGCGCCAACGACTACGACAGTAAGGTCATCGACTTCGGGGCCTACTTCAGGGTTTTCCCGCAGATGGATATGAACGTCGGCATGGACCTGGGCGACGAAACCCGCACCCTGCGTGCCGGTGCCCGTCTCCGCTGGTAACCTGACTTTTACTCTCCCACCCTCAAGACACGGAAGCGCCCTGGAAACAGGGCGCTTCTTTTTTGTGAAGGCCCAACCCGCCGTAGTTCTGGAGTCACCCTCGGCCAGTAAGAAATTCACGCAGGGCGACGGCATCCATACATCCAGACGAGAAAGCATACCCGAATAATACCCCAGAGACCGCGGATCGGCTTCGACCTGGGGTCTTAGGTCTTAAGTTATCTCAGCCAAGCTATGGCCTCCCACAATCATTCTACTGCCAATCCCCGCTGCTCCACCGGCGTCGAAGGGTTGGATGTCATCCTTCAAGGCGGCCTGCCCACCAACAGGCTTTATCTCATCAAAGGCGATCCAGGAGTCGGCAAGACCACGCTGGCCATGCAGTTTCTTTTACAAGGCCAGAAGGAGGGTGAAACCAGCCTCTACATCACCCTTTCCGAAACGAAAGATGAGATCGCAACCGTCGCCGCCTCCCATGGCTGGGACTTGTCCAAACTGCATTTGTATGAGCTTTCCACGATCGAAGAAAAGATCCGTGGTGATACTGAGAGCACCTTTTTCCACCCTTCTGAAATTGAGCTCAATCGAACGATCAACGCCCTCATTGATGAGGTGAAAAGGGTCAATCCCTCGCGTGTCGTCTTTGATTCCCTCTCAGAAATGCGCATGCTGGCGGATACGCCCCTGCGGTATCGACGGCAGATTTTGCAACTGAAGCAGTTTTTCGCCGGACGCAACTGCACCGTCCTGCTGCTGGATGACCGCACCTCCGGCATGCATGACCTTCAGGTGGAAAGCATTGCCCATGGGGTGATCGCTCTCGTCAGCACCGCCTCAGGGTACGGGGTCTCCCAGCGACAGCTCAATGTGATCAAGATTCGCGGCTCCGAATTCTTGGAAGGCAGCCATGACCTAGTGCTGCGCAAAGGAGGCATGGTGGTCTTTCCACGCCTCGTCGCGGCAGATGAGAAGGGTGAATTTAACCGAGAGGATTTCCCCAGCGGGGTCCAGGAACTCGACCTTCTGCTGGGAGGGGGCCTGGGCCGCGGCACCAGCACCATGCTTATGGGGCCACCGGGTACCGGGAAGTCCACTCTCACTGTACGCTTTGTGCTGTCGGCGGCGGAACGCGGTGAAAAATCCCTGCTTTTCATCTTCGACGAAACCATCGGGACATTGTTGGACCGGGCGGCCAAGCTCGGCATGGATTTGAGGCCGCATGTGAAGAGTGGCCTCATTGTAATCGAATCTGTGGATCCGGCGGACATTTCCCCCGGCGATCTCGCCCACCGCATCCGGCAGGGTGTCGCCAACGACTCTGCTCGCATGATCGTGATTGACAGCATCAATGGTTATCTCAATGCCATGCCTGCAGAGCGCTATCTGGCGCTTCAACTGCATGAGCTGCTATCTTACCTGAATCAGCAGGGCGTCATCACCATCATGGTCCTGGCCCAGCAGGGACTCATCGGCTCCATGCAGTCCGCTGTGGATCTCACCTATCTTGCCGATACGGTGGTGCTTCTTCGTTTTTATGAGGCACGGGGAGAAGTGAAACAGGCCATTTCGGTCATTAAAAAACGCAGCGGCAACCACGAACGCACCATTCGCGAAATCCGGGTGGGGCAGGAAGGTATCTCCCTGGGCGAACCCCTGCGTGAACTCCAGGGGGTGCTCACTGGTGTGCCCACCTTTGTTGATGACAGGTGAAATCCGCCGCCCCTGCCCTCATGCAACCACCCAACGAACTTTGTGCGGAGACGCCACCTCCGTCTATCCGCGCCTATGCGGAAGGGACTGGGCGCGAAGGTTTGGGAATCCTGATCCTGGCACCGACCAGCAACGATGCCCGGCTCACTGCATCCTTCCTCGAAAAGGCTGGTTTGGAACCTTGTATCTGCCTGGACTTTAACGACATCCGCCGGAAGGTGGAAGCAGGCTGCGGCGCGCTGCTGCTGGCAGAAGAAGTGCTGGCCAACGGATCTGTGATCATGCTGGCTGATCTCCTGGACAAGCAGCCTTCCTGGTCGGATCTACCTATCGTCATCATCACTGGCACGCGAGAGGCTTGGGCACGGCATCGGCACCTTTCCGCCCTCACTCCGACTGGCAATGTGTCCATCATCGAGCGGCCCGTCCGGCCCGACACGCTGGTGAGCACGCTGGAGTCCGCCATCCGTTCTCGGCAGCGCCAGTATCAAGTCCGTTCCCTGCTGGAAGAGCGGGAAAAAATGACTTCCGAAGCCCTGGAGGCCGACCGCCGCAAAGACGAGTTTCTGGCCATGCTGGCGCATGAACTGCGCAATCCTCTGGCCTCGGTCGCCAATGCCGCCGCTCTTCTCAAAACATCCAATGACCTGGAAACCCAGGCTTGGTCCGCCGGCGTGATCGAACGGCAGGCCAACCAGCTTGCCCACCTCATTGATGACCTTCTGGATGTGTCGCGCATCACCACTGGCAAGATCCGCCTGCGTCGCAGCCAGATTGACTTGGCCGTCGTTCTCGACCGCGCCTGCGACTCCGCGCGCCCCCTGATAACAGAACGTGGCCACCGCTTCACACGGGACTATCCCCATGGTGTTCTATGGCTGGAAGCAGACCCCACGCGCATCGAGCAGGTGGTGCTGAATCTCCTGGCCAACGCTGCCAAATACACGCCTAAAAACGGCTGCATCCAGCTTTTGGCCGGACGCGGGGAGGCTGACATTTTCGTGACGGTCAAGGACAACGGGATCGGCATCGAGCCCAAACGCCTGCCCGAAATGTTCCAGCTCTTCACACAGGGAGAACGCTCCATTGCCAGGAGTGAAGGCGGTCTGGGCATCGGCCTCACCATCGTGCAAAAGCTGACGGAGATGCACGGAGGCAGCGTGGATGCGCATAGCGATGGTCCGGGCCAGGGCAGCAGCTTCACCATCCGGCTGCCAGCCGCTGCGGCCAGCCAGTCCCCCACACTCAATGGCGAACAAGAGCCACGGCCCATCATGACTTCACGCCGTGTCCTGGTGGTGGATGACAATGTGGACTCTGCCGTAGGCCTGGCCAAGCTGCTCACCCGCGCTGGTCATCAGGTCTCCCTCGCTTATGATGGGGCCGCTGCCCTGGCCCAGGCGGAGCAGCAATTGTCCGAGGCCATCGTACTCGACATCGGCCTGCCCGGCATGGATGGCTACGAAGTCGCCCGGCTGCTGCGCCAGGAAGACTGGGGCCGTCAGGCCCTGCTGATTGCAGTGACTGGCTACGGCCAGGAAGATGACCGGCAACGCGCCATGGAGGCAGGCTTCGACCACCACCTCGTCAAGCCGGTGGACCTGATCAAGCTCAAAAGCCTGCTGCGGACTGGGACTGCTTCGCACGCTTGAATGAATCCTGTTTGGCTAAAAAAGGCTCCCTGCATGACAGCAAGGAGCCTTTTGCACGAGCTACATCATTTTCTTTTCACCATGCATGGTGCAGGTGCCAGATTTGCATGCAGGACAGGCAGGAGCATTGTCCTTCATCATGGAGGAAGAACTGCAGCTCGTGAGCGCCATCACAGTCGCGGTGACAGAGAGGATGAGGAATGATTTCATTTGAGTGTGGAGTGTTGCTTGTGGTTAGGCTGGCAGTTCAGTGAGCCACCAGGCAACGGTAGGAGGTGTGTCCTCCGACTTATTCCCATCAAAATATTCCTGCCTTCAAAAACACCCTCCCACGATGGCTCTACGCTTTCTTTGTCTTCAGCGCCTTTTTACGCTCAGGAAATAGAGTGGTGCAGATCTCGCAGACGGTGCCGTCGCAGCCACGGGCGGAGCAGTGTTCTCGACCGTAAAAGATGATTTGAAGGTGCAGCTTGTTCCAGGCGGACTGGGGGAAAAGGCGTTTCAGATCACGCTCCGTCTGAATGACGTTTTTTCCCTCGGTCAATTTCCAGCGCTGGGCCAGACGGTGGATGTGGGTATCCACCGGGAAGGAGGGGATGCCAAAGGACTGGGCCATGACGACCTGGGCGGTCTTGTGCCCGACTCCGGGTAGCTGCTCCAGAGCCTCCAGATCTGCGGGAACCTGACCGTCATATTTTTCGACCAGGATCTCGGACAGCTTTTGTATTGCCTTGGCCTTTTGGGGACCGAGGCCGCAGGGCTTGACGATCTTTTCAATCTCGGCCACCGGCACCAGGGCCATTTCCTGCGGGGTGCGGCCCAGCGTCCAGAGTTTGGGCGTGATCAAATTCACCCGCACATCGGTACACTGGGCGGAGAGCAAGACTGCTACCAGAAGTGTGTAGGCATCCGTGTGATCCAGAGGCACCGGCGGATCCGGGTAAAGCTGCCCCAGCCGCTGGAGCACGTAGGCGGCGCGTTCGGCCTTGGTCACGGCAATCTCAGATTAGCTGCGCTGAATGCGCTGCACCATTTTGCGCACGTGGTCATACTTCTGGCGATCCTTCATGATGGCCAGGCTTTGGGACTTCGACCCCCAACGGATCACGCGGATGTTCACGTGACGGACGCCCCAGGCATTCATGTGCGCACGGGTAGGCTGGTAGATGTCAATGGTGTTGGTCCCGACCAAGGCGGAACCGTAATCGTCCACCTGATAAATGTAGGGGGTGCCCTCAATCTGGAAAATGGTCCCCACCGGATACACGGACCAGTCGGCGGCGGCACTGCGCAGAACGCTGCCATACTTCAACTGCGAGCCAACGGCGGTACGTGCACCATACTGAATGTGGTCTGACTCACTGTGAGTGTAGGCGGTGGTCCGCACGGCAGAGATGCGCGTGCCTTTTTTGGACATCACCTTCTTGTTCGAACTGGACGAAGAACAAGAGCAGAGGAGGGCTGCGACAATACAGAGCAGGCAGGTGGTGGCGTTTCTCATCATTTCACAAGTCTTGACATTCAAGCTACCGCTGAATTGAAAATCATCGTGCGGCATTTGGGCTCCAAAATCAATCACGGATTTTCCACCCACCCGCCCCTGGCGGTCTCTCAAGGCAGTTTAAGCTTGGCTGCATAAGCCTCCGCAGCCGCCGGAGACTCCATCGTTTTTTTGCCAAATGCGGACGGCCCCGCCACTCCTCCGCCCAAAATCAGGTAATCGGGCTGGCAGACGAGGGTGTAGGCATTGTCGCCTTTGGCCCCGCCATTTGGCAGCAGCCATTTCAGGTTTCCCTGGGAATCAAAGGCGGCGGTATAAATGTCCGTGGCCCCCAGGCTGGTCAAAGTCTGCCCCGCCAGAGTCGCGGTGACGGAGAACTCGCCGGTCACATACACCCGGTCCGCCCCATCTGTCGCCACGCCCAGGCAGTAGTCCACTGCGGGCCCCTGAATGACCTGGGACCAGAGGGGCCGCCCCTCGGGTGAGAAGTGCACCACAAAGCCATCGCTATCTTTGTCGCCGGTGGTTTTGAACACTTTCTCTCCCAGCTTCAGGCTGCCTTTGAACATCCCCGCGCCGGTCACACGACCTGCGGCATCCACCGCGATTTCGTGGAAGCCAGCGCTCGGGGTGCCTGAAATCAGCGAGACCCAGACGGGCTCTCCCTCCGGCGTGGTCTTGATCACCAGCGCAGCTTGGCCAGCCGTGGTTTCCAGCGCCAGCTTTCCTGCCAGCCCCTTTCCCCCACCGCTGCCGCCGATGTAGAGATTGCCTCCGGCATCCGCGCCGATGCCATGCCCGCTGCCATTGAATTTGCCCGAAGTCGTCTTCACCCAGCGCAGGCTGCCCCCGGCATCATACTTGGCCCAAAAGACGGCCCGTGAGCTGCTGCCTGCATTGGCCACCACCTGGCCAAACTTCCCTTCCCCAGCCAGTGCTCCGGCGACAACGATATCTCCCTGGGCATCCAGGGCGATGCCATGGCCATAATCATAACCGGCACCGCCCGCGGTGCGGATCCAAAGAAGATCCCCGGACGGCGAATACTTGGCCACAAAGATGTCATAATCCCCGGCATTGGGCAGCACCTGGCCCAGAGCCTGGGCATCGATACTTTGGAAATGACCTGTGACATAGGCATTCCCGTCGGCATCGGTGACGACTCCATAACCACGGTCCACCAGACTGCCGCCCAGGCTGCGAACCCAGAGAAACTTCCCTTCCGGTGAGGCTTTGGCCAGGAAGAAATCCGACCCGCCCAGGGATTCGCGCTTCAGTTCACCAAAGCTGCCCGCATCGGTGGTTTCACCCGCAAGAAAGACATTCCCCTGACCATCCACGGCCACGGCACGGGTCTTGTCATTTTTCAAGCCTCCCCCTGCGGCGACCCATTCAAAGGAAGGCTCGGCTGCCGGCAGGGAGGAAGCCAGAAGGAAAGGAAGAAGGAGGCGGGAGAGTGACATGCGCGGAAGAATACGCGATGCCTTCCCGAGGCCTTGAAACCAAGATGCGTATCAAAGTGACAAGGCCGTCTCCCTTCCCGACCGGATTTTACACCACTTCTTCGATGACCGGGTTCGTGAGGGAACCGATGCCTTCGATCTCAATGGTGACGCTGTCGCCCGCTTTCAGCCACAGTGCAGGTTTGCGGGCCATGCCGACGCCATGAGGGGTGCCGGTGAGGATGACCGTGCCCGGCAGCAGGGTGGTGCTGGCACTGAGGAAGGCGATGATGGTGGGCACATCGAAGATCATGTCGTTCGTGTTCCAGTCCTGCACGGCCTCACCATTGAGGATGGTCATGATGCCCAGCGCGTTGGGGTTTGCGATCTCATCACGAGTGACCAGGACGGGACCCAGCGGGCAAAAGGTATCGAAAGTCTTGCCCCGGCACCACTGGCCGCCGCCACCGTTCTTCTGCCAGTCGCGGGCGCTGACATCGTTGGCGCAGGTGTAGCCCAGCACATAGTCCAACGCGTTTTCCTTGCTGACGTTTTTGGCGGCCTTGCCAATGACGATGGCCAGCTCGCACTCATAATCCACAGTGTCACTGCGCAGACCGCGGGGCAGTTCGATGGCGTCGCCGGGGTTCTGGACGGTACCGGGGCTCTTCATGAAAAGCACGGGATGCTCCGGGATGGCGGCACCGCTTTCCTCCGCGTGGAACTTGTAGTTGAGGCCGATGCAAAGGATGGCCGTCGGCTGCACTGGGGCGAGAACCTTGGCCACATCCGCCACGGTGTCCGTCACGCGATGGTCGCCAAAGATGTCGCCTTCAATGACTCGGGCGGAGCCGTCGGTTTGCTGGGAGGCGTAGGCGATGCGACCGGCGGAATCGGAATAACGGATGATTTTCATGAATGGGAGAGGGGGAAAGAACTTGTACGCAGTTCAACGGCAAGTTTAACGACGATTGAAGGCCACACACTCTTCGTAGCGTGCCCCGGTGCCGCCAAACATGTCCAGCGCACTGCCGATGGTGCCGTCCACACGTCCGTGGCTCAGCTCATCCAGGCGGCTCAGATCACCCAGGTGGCGGATGCCCCCCGCATAGGTCATCGGGATGGGGCTGTGTTCGCCCAAGAAAGCGATGAGGGCCTCGTCCATGCCCTCACACTTGCCTTCCACATCGACGGCGTGAATGAGGAATTCGGCACAACAACCCGCCAGGTGCTTCAGCGTTTCTGGGGTGACGTGCAGATCTGTGAGCGTCTGCCAACGGTTCATGGCCACGGTCCATCCGCTGGCGGTGGCCTTGCAGCTCAGGTCAATGACCAGACGGTCTTTGCCCGCAGCGGCCACCATTTTTTGCAGCCTGGTTTCCGAAAAGTTGCCGTCGGTTTCAAACAGGTAGCTGGTGACAATGACGTGGCTGGCCCCGGCCTCAAGATACTCCGCCGCATTGCAGGGCCGGATGCCGCCGCCGACTTGCAATCCATTTGGATAGGCGCCGAGGGCTGACTTCGCTGCCGCTTCATTCCCGGGCCCAAGCAGGATGACATGCCCGCCCGTGAGACCGTCATCGGCGTATTTCCGGGCAAACCAAGCCGGGTCGCGGTCGCTGACGAAATTCGTCTTCAGCCCACCTCCGGAATCGCTGAGGCTGGAGCCCACGATCTGCTTCACTTGGCCATCGTGGAGATCAATGCAGGGGCGGAAACGGGTCATGGT is drawn from Prosthecobacter algae and contains these coding sequences:
- the nth gene encoding endonuclease III; amino-acid sequence: MTKAERAAYVLQRLGQLYPDPPVPLDHTDAYTLLVAVLLSAQCTDVRVNLITPKLWTLGRTPQEMALVPVAEIEKIVKPCGLGPQKAKAIQKLSEILVEKYDGQVPADLEALEQLPGVGHKTAQVVMAQSFGIPSFPVDTHIHRLAQRWKLTEGKNVIQTERDLKRLFPQSAWNKLHLQIIFYGREHCSARGCDGTVCEICTTLFPERKKALKTKKA
- a CDS encoding ATP-binding response regulator — its product is MKSAAPALMQPPNELCAETPPPSIRAYAEGTGREGLGILILAPTSNDARLTASFLEKAGLEPCICLDFNDIRRKVEAGCGALLLAEEVLANGSVIMLADLLDKQPSWSDLPIVIITGTREAWARHRHLSALTPTGNVSIIERPVRPDTLVSTLESAIRSRQRQYQVRSLLEEREKMTSEALEADRRKDEFLAMLAHELRNPLASVANAAALLKTSNDLETQAWSAGVIERQANQLAHLIDDLLDVSRITTGKIRLRRSQIDLAVVLDRACDSARPLITERGHRFTRDYPHGVLWLEADPTRIEQVVLNLLANAAKYTPKNGCIQLLAGRGEADIFVTVKDNGIGIEPKRLPEMFQLFTQGERSIARSEGGLGIGLTIVQKLTEMHGGSVDAHSDGPGQGSSFTIRLPAAAASQSPTLNGEQEPRPIMTSRRVLVVDDNVDSAVGLAKLLTRAGHQVSLAYDGAAALAQAEQQLSEAIVLDIGLPGMDGYEVARLLRQEDWGRQALLIAVTGYGQEDDRQRAMEAGFDHHLVKPVDLIKLKSLLRTGTASHA
- a CDS encoding 3D domain-containing protein; this translates as MSKKGTRISAVRTTAYTHSESDHIQYGARTAVGSQLKYGSVLRSAAADWSVYPVGTIFQIEGTPYIYQVDDYGSALVGTNTIDIYQPTRAHMNAWGVRHVNIRVIRWGSKSQSLAIMKDRQKYDHVRKMVQRIQRS
- a CDS encoding acyl carrier protein; its protein translation is MADNIQEKVRDIIVEQLGVNPEQVTPEAKFIEDLGADSLDTVELVMAFEEEFGIDVPDEEAEKLQSVGDVVRYVEENAE
- a CDS encoding ATPase domain-containing protein codes for the protein MASHNHSTANPRCSTGVEGLDVILQGGLPTNRLYLIKGDPGVGKTTLAMQFLLQGQKEGETSLYITLSETKDEIATVAASHGWDLSKLHLYELSTIEEKIRGDTESTFFHPSEIELNRTINALIDEVKRVNPSRVVFDSLSEMRMLADTPLRYRRQILQLKQFFAGRNCTVLLLDDRTSGMHDLQVESIAHGVIALVSTASGYGVSQRQLNVIKIRGSEFLEGSHDLVLRKGGMVVFPRLVAADEKGEFNREDFPSGVQELDLLLGGGLGRGTSTMLMGPPGTGKSTLTVRFVLSAAERGEKSLLFIFDETIGTLLDRAAKLGMDLRPHVKSGLIVIESVDPADISPGDLAHRIRQGVANDSARMIVIDSINGYLNAMPAERYLALQLHELLSYLNQQGVITIMVLAQQGLIGSMQSAVDLTYLADTVVLLRFYEARGEVKQAISVIKKRSGNHERTIREIRVGQEGISLGEPLRELQGVLTGVPTFVDDR
- a CDS encoding M48 family metallopeptidase, whose translation is MSLSNPWFVIALVGVLGVFHLEFFATLLNLARLGRPVPPDLAEVFPEETREKLGEYIRDSKKVEFTQEVTLLGVLVVFWWSGGFGWLQNWAQSQGHGPVVTGVVVIGLVLLAQTWLSLPFQAWDTFGVEARHGFNKTTIGTFINDHFKGLALMALLGIPVAAALVWFFETQAWAALYAWLFLAGFTLLMTWLSPRVIMPVFLKFRPMEEGELKDAIFALARKLDFPVAEVSVVDGSRRSTKANAFFAGFGKTRRIALYDTLLESHGKEEIVAILAHEIGHNKCRHVPVMMTLNLLEMALMLGLLGWVLKSPGFFAAFGVQGTPVGMGLVLFGMIYKPLGVLTGLLGLAMSRKHEFEADAYAREAVGSHQPLTNGLKKLSHDHLAHPSPHPLTVWLHYSHPPLAERLAALQGNPRAV
- a CDS encoding SBBP repeat-containing protein; amino-acid sequence: MSLSRLLLPFLLASSLPAAEPSFEWVAAGGGLKNDKTRAVAVDGQGNVFLAGETTDAGSFGELKRESLGGSDFFLAKASPEGKFLWVRSLGGSLVDRGYGVVTDADGNAYVTGHFQSIDAQALGQVLPNAGDYDIFVAKYSPSGDLLWIRTAGGAGYDYGHGIALDAQGDIVVAGALAGEGKFGQVVANAGSSSRAVFWAKYDAGGSLRWVKTTSGKFNGSGHGIGADAGGNLYIGGSGGGKGLAGKLALETTAGQAALVIKTTPEGEPVWVSLISGTPSAGFHEIAVDAAGRVTGAGMFKGSLKLGEKVFKTTGDKDSDGFVVHFSPEGRPLWSQVIQGPAVDYCLGVATDGADRVYVTGEFSVTATLAGQTLTSLGATDIYTAAFDSQGNLKWLLPNGGAKGDNAYTLVCQPDYLILGGGVAGPSAFGKKTMESPAAAEAYAAKLKLP
- a CDS encoding sulfatase-like hydrolase/transferase produces the protein MFRHLALLCLLATSAVAADRPNILWLTSEDNGPQYGCYGDSYATTPNIDALAAKGIRFKRCWSNAPVCAPARTCLISGRWAPADGAEHMRSAVALPEGHQMYPQLLRSAGYYCSNNSKEDYNLDKPKAGKKDLVWDESSGKAHWQNRPASQPFFAVFNNTITHESQIRRRPHTLIHDPAKAPLPPFHPDTPEVRHDWAQYYDNITLMDTKLGQHLAELEKAGLAEDTIIMHYGDHGPGMPRFKRWPYNSGLQVGLIMHFPEKWKHLAPKGYAPGGVNEELVSFVDLTATLLSIAGVKPPDYFQGRAVCGEFAKPAPEFIHGFRGRMDERYDLVRSTTDGRYVYIRHYMPQLPYGQFLNYMFQQATTRVWKAKFDEGHLPELQTRFWKTKPAEELYDLESDPWETINLAGSTAHAEIKSRLAQGQRQWLEQVRDLGFIPEGERLAQADKKSPKDVFSTDEAYPVKAVLDAAALATEPSQATPESLAKLLDHPNASVRYWGVQGYLIQGDKTIRTNAPKLEQMLGDNSPSVRIAAAEALISVAESPAVLERSTRALLKCADMETQPYFVAIEAVNVLDRWQSRLKPWQPQIQALPAQAPEKVEKRLKEYIARLHDHLLTGDKVKETGGN